The DNA sequence ATTGAATAGAGGAACTCCCGAACATTTGGCGATCTCAGATGTGTCGATATCAATGATGACTCATTATTTCGATGAATCATTTCTTCGGACGGAAGAAGATTATGTAAACACTTACTCGAAATATCACTTATCAGATTCCATTGTGGAAGACACAATTTTTTCTGAAGAATTCGCCATGATATATCTGATCCATGCATAATATCATGAAAAATGGATACAAATTTTTGGCTGCTACTTAGTATCGGCAATAGGTCTGAAAAAGTATCTAAAAATATAAAATTTAGATATTTGTATCCTGTCGAAGTAAGGAACCATGGCATATATGTTTGGAATATATTCCATTTTGAGAGAGTTGAAAAAGCACTATCTCGTTGAAAGGTTCTATACATCTGCCCTTTCTCAAGGCATTTCTTTAGACAAAGACCCCGTTTTTTCCTCTTTTCGGATGGTAAATATTTCTCAGAACATGGAGTGTGAATCAAACCCATGTTTGAATTGAAATTGAGATACTGATGCAAGTTCTTCCCTTCTGAATCAGACAGATTCATATCTGAAAGAGGTTGACAATAAGTTCTTTCAAAATTTACTATTTGTCCCTCTGTTAGAAGTGTTCCAGAAATGTCTGCGATCGAGTAAATAGCTCTACGAACGAATGGATCGGATCGAATTGGAAAATGGAAAGATTTGTACAAGTTATACCTTTCGTCACCATTTTGTGGAAAATCGTTAGGTATGAATATGTTAGACACCTGTAACTCGATTGGTGAAATAGTATCTCTCTCCAAAAAAGCATATTTTTTTTTACCGCCGCACAAAGAAAATATTTTCTTGCGAATGAACAAGATATTGAGGAATTGTCCATACGTAAAATCATAATTATTGATACGGGCCTTTTCCACATAAAAAGGGAATCCTTTGTTACAATAGAAGCAGAAGTGATGTGGATTATTCAAGAATCGAAGTCGATTTGCTTTATAAAAAGAAGATATCAATGAACTTCTATGAAATGGTTTCACGGGATTCAGCCAATTGTCTTGATCGTGGGATATCATTGAGAAATAGGAATCCATGTTATCAAAAGATTTCCTGCGATTATTTCTAGTATGGAATGAGTCAATCATCCACTTTGGTATCTTATTGAACAAAAATGGTGATATTGTTCCTCCATTGATCAAGAATTTAGATTTTTGGGAAGTCTCATGATCATCCAATAAGAAGGGTTTCAATTTTTTGAAATGAACGATTTGAAGACCTATTGATTCTAACAACTGATTGCAGAGTTGATCATTCGGACCTTTCAATTCATAGATGTGGATCTCGGACCTATGAATGGGGATATTCCCGAAACTCACAAAGAAAAAAGGAAGTGAGTTAGACAAAAAGAGAAGAAACTTGGACAAAAAAAGAAGTAACTTGGACAAAAAGAAAGGAAGTGACTTAGACAAATCTTTTTTGTCGATAACCTCAGACCAATCAATCGAATATTGATTAATACGTAATCGATCGAACACTACTTGAAAATGAAAACGGCTCTTCTGCTCAGAAATGAAATGTTCCAAATGTTCCTGTAAATTCTTGCTCCCATTGGACCATTTGTATCTATATGCATTAGGATCCCGATTCACGGATCTCTCGGTTCGAGAAATAAAAATAAGAGGATCGAACCATTTCTTCTGACTCTTTTTCAAATTTGATAAATGTTGGTTGATCGTATATTTCATTATAGTTCTATGATTCAGAGTATCATTTCCTATTTGATCCCTTTGAATTCCATATTCGAAGTTGCGATCGGATCTATTCATTAAAAAGAATCGATTCAATACATTTCTTATGTACCCATAGGTGCTATATTGGATTTGAATCAGATTTCGGATCAATCTATATTGATTGACTGCCTCCATTATGTTGTTGCTAGCAAATACCACTATTTTTGGTTTTGGATCTTCCAAATCATTCCCGCAGGAGGTCCGGACCCATTTTTTTCTGATCCTTCGATAAAAAGATTCATTCTCTTCATAAAAAATAGGAGGTAGAACCAATAAAGATTTCTTTTTCGATTCATCCCTGGAGTTGAATACCTCATTCAAGAATTGTTTTTGATCCAATCCAATAGAAAAGGCAAATCCCTTATGATACACCAGATCCGGCTCGGTTATTGATAGAGTGAATAGATCTGCCATTTCTTGAAATCTCTCTTCTGATTCAAAATCGTGGTGTAACGTGTATCCCCCCCTGTTCCGGTCATGGAATAGATGAAATAAATCAAAAAATGGATTTTTGTTCAAGAATGAAATCTTATTGGAACTGTCCATATCCAGTTCATCCTTCGGAACCATATCACATCCCGGATCTGATGAAATAGGATGAATTGAGACGGTATTTTGTAAATACGTAATTATCTTGAATATATTAACTATTTCTTTATTTTCCGATCGCCTGGAAGGGACAAAAGAAACATCTTGTTCTTTCTTCAACAATTTCTGATCTCTAGTGGACCTCTCAGTAGGATTCGAACCCAGATGAAGTTCTGACCATCTGTCAGAGAAAAAAGAACGAATGGATCTTGTAGGATTCCCAAGAAATTCTTCGATTTCTTCCGGAAGCAGGTGCTTATTCATCTGCTTCTCACGTTCCGTGAATAGCCGGGACATTGAGGAATATCCAGAAAGGCATTTAGGAAATCGGTCTGATTCTATCTCTGTTCGTTCCGTTTGAAGAAAAGAAGGATCCCAAAGAATCGATCTTTCTTTTAGTTGTTGAATCTCTCTTTGATTGATCAATGTGTGATATTCTGAATCCTCATTACTAATGGAATCGAAATGATCTCTGGATTGATCAGAGGATCCTTTCAATTGGCTAGAATCCGTTACTTGAACGAAACTAGATCTTGTGGAATCATATTGAATATTTGACGATACATTCCGTATCTTGCTAAAAAACCGATCCTTGTTTAACAACCACACATTGTCTAACCAATTCTCTCTCGATATGTTCCTCAAAAAATCCGATTCGTGCGGATTTTTCCCCCAACTAAAGAAGAGATCTTGGAGGAATTGCCGCATATGAAATTGAGCACAATTTTGCATAGCACACTTGTTTCTCGAGAAGAGATGGGAAACATGCTCAATTTCATTTGATTGAATGGTTGACCCAGCTCCTTGTTGTTTGAAGAAACCCTCCGCTTCAACTGGTATTTTTTCACGAAAAGCAAACATGAGATAACAAATCCAGTCTTTCACTAAGATTTCGAATAGCTGTCCCGAATTCAAGTTGATTATGTTTCGCCTCTTCCTCGGAGAAAGACGATCAAACAATTCCCAATCATGGTCCTTTCGGATCGGATCATCCATATAATATACAAAAAGAAACTCCAGATATTTTATATCTTTCTCTTTGAATGAGATCTCAATTCCAGCGACGGTTTCATTAGATATCTTACAACTAGAAGCCCTCTTTTTTCCGATCCAGTTCCTCCACCACCACGAACCCCAGTTAGATTCAGGCATGATACACTTTTTAGTTATTGGGAGAACCCAAGTACTCTCTTTCGGATCCAGGAAACAGCTCTCAGAGATCTTTTTTCCTTTTGGAAGATACAGGAGCGAAACAATCAACCTATTGATATTGGAAGACCCAAAAGATTCTTCCAATGTATCATTTCTGGGTCCAATGAAATTCATAGGTATAGGAAGAAGCCCTGTCAAATAGAGATTTTTTCTTTCGACCATCTTTCGATTGTTAATACGATATATAAGGACCGCTACTACAAATAGTACTACACCCTTGATCGTGAAATATCGATTGCTTGTTGAACCCTGTAAATGTGAATTGCGTGAAAGTAGGATACTCCAAATTCGGGAGTCCAAGAGTTTTATAAAACGTTCTTGATGGAAAAAAATGTGAATAAAAGATCCCACTGAATTGAATTTGGTCCATGAATCTAAGAAATAGTGAGAATTCTTGATCTCTCTCAATATCTCTCTCAATTCGAAAATCCAGGATTTGAATTGATGTCCTTTCATTGAGTCCTCCTAAATTGCATTGATTTATCCTAAAGATTTCATTTCAATTGGAATTTGGTTATTCACCATGTACGAGGATCCCCGCTAAGCATCCATGGCTGAATGGTTAAAGCGCCCAACTCATAATTGGCGAATTCGTAGGTTCAATTCCTACTGGATGCACGCCAATGGGACCCTCCAATAAGTCTATTGGAATTGGCTCTGTATCAATGGAATCTCATCATCCATACATAACGAATTGGTGTGGTATATTCATATCATAACATATGAACAGTAAGAACTAGCATTCTTATTGAGACTAGAACTCATAGGGAAGAAAATAGATTTATGGATGGAATCAAATATGCAGTATTTACAGACAAAAGTATTCGGTTATTGGGGAAAAATCAATATACTTCTAATGTCGAATCAGGATCAACTAGGACAGAAATAAAGCATTGGTTCGAACTCTTCTT is a window from the Prunus persica chloroplast, complete genome genome containing:
- the ycf2 gene encoding hypothetical chloroplast RF2, whose translation is MKGHQFKSWIFELREILREIKNSHYFLDSWTKFNSVGSFIHIFFHQERFIKLLDSRIWSILLSRNSHLQGSTSNRYFTIKGVVLFVVAVLIYRINNRKMVERKNLYLTGLLPIPMNFIGPRNDTLEESFGSSNINRLIVSLLYLPKGKKISESCFLDPKESTWVLPITKKCIMPESNWGSWWWRNWIGKKRASSCKISNETVAGIEISFKEKDIKYLEFLFVYYMDDPIRKDHDWELFDRLSPRKRRNIINLNSGQLFEILVKDWICYLMFAFREKIPVEAEGFFKQQGAGSTIQSNEIEHVSHLFSRNKCAMQNCAQFHMRQFLQDLFFSWGKNPHESDFLRNISRENWLDNVWLLNKDRFFSKIRNVSSNIQYDSTRSSFVQVTDSSQLKGSSDQSRDHFDSISNEDSEYHTLINQREIQQLKERSILWDPSFLQTERTEIESDRFPKCLSGYSSMSRLFTEREKQMNKHLLPEEIEEFLGNPTRSIRSFFSDRWSELHLGSNPTERSTRDQKLLKKEQDVSFVPSRRSENKEIVNIFKIITYLQNTVSIHPISSDPGCDMVPKDELDMDSSNKISFLNKNPFFDLFHLFHDRNRGGYTLHHDFESEERFQEMADLFTLSITEPDLVYHKGFAFSIGLDQKQFLNEVFNSRDESKKKSLLVLPPIFYEENESFYRRIRKKWVRTSCGNDLEDPKPKIVVFASNNIMEAVNQYRLIRNLIQIQYSTYGYIRNVLNRFFLMNRSDRNFEYGIQRDQIGNDTLNHRTIMKYTINQHLSNLKKSQKKWFDPLIFISRTERSVNRDPNAYRYKWSNGSKNLQEHLEHFISEQKSRFHFQVVFDRLRINQYSIDWSEVIDKKDLSKSLPFFLSKLLLFLSKFLLFLSNSLPFFFVSFGNIPIHRSEIHIYELKGPNDQLCNQLLESIGLQIVHFKKLKPFLLDDHETSQKSKFLINGGTISPFLFNKIPKWMIDSFHTRNNRRKSFDNMDSYFSMISHDQDNWLNPVKPFHRSSLISSFYKANRLRFLNNPHHFCFYCNKGFPFYVEKARINNYDFTYGQFLNILFIRKKIFSLCGGKKKYAFLERDTISPIELQVSNIFIPNDFPQNGDERYNLYKSFHFPIRSDPFVRRAIYSIADISGTLLTEGQIVNFERTYCQPLSDMNLSDSEGKNLHQYLNFNSNMGLIHTPCSEKYLPSEKRKKRGLCLKKCLEKGQMYRTFQRDSAFSTLSKWNIFQTYMPWFLTSTGYKYLNFIFLDTFSDLLPILSSSQKFVSIFHDIMHGSDISWRILQKKLCLPQWNLISDISSKCLHNLLPSEEMIHRNNESSLISTHLRSPNVREFLYSILFLLLVAGYLVRTHLLFVSRAYSELQTEFERVKSLMIPSYMIELRKLLDRYPTSELNSFWLKNLFLVAREQLGDSLEEIRGSASVGNMLWGGGPAYGVKSIRSKKKYLNINLIDIISIIPNPINRIAFSRNTRHLSHTSKEIYSLIRKRKNVNGDWIDDKIESWVSNSDSIDDKEREFLVQFSTLTTEKRIDQILLSLTHSDHLSKNDSGYQMIEQPGAIYLRYLVDIHKKYLMNYEFNTSCLAERRIFLAHYQTITYSQTSCGANSFHFPSHGKPFSLRLALSPSRGILVIGSLGTGRSYLVKYLATNSYVPFITVFLNKFLDNKPKGFLVDDSDDIDDSDDIDDSDDRDFDTELELLTMMNALTMGMMPEIDRFYITLQFELAKAMSPCIIWIPNIHDLDVNESNYLSLGLLVNYLSRDCERCSTRNILVIASTHIPKKVDPALIAPNKLNTCIKIRRLLIPQQRKHFFTLSYTRGFHLEKKMFHTNGFGSITMGSNVRDLVALTNEALSISITQKKSIIDTNIIRSALHRQTWDLRSQVRSVQDHGILFYQIGRAVAQNVLLSNCSIDPISIYMKKKSCNEGDSYLYKWYFELGTSMKKLTILLYLLSCSAGSVAQDLWSLPRPDEKNGITSYGLVENDSDLVHGLLEVEGAPVGSSRTEKDCSQFDNDRVTLLLRPEPRNPLDMMQNGSCSIVDQRFLYEQYESEFEEGEGVLDPQRIEEDLFNHIVWAPRIWRPWGFLFDCIERPNELGFPYWVRSFRGKRIIYDEEDGLQENDSEFLQSGTMQYQTRDRSSKEQGFFRISQFIWDPADPLFFLFKDQPFISVFSHREFFADEEMSKGLLTSQTDLPTSIYKRWFIKNTQERYFELLIHRQKWLRTNSSLSNGFFRSNTPSESYQYLSKLFLSNGTLLDQMTKTLLRKRWLFPDEMKIGFM